In Thunnus albacares chromosome 10, fThuAlb1.1, whole genome shotgun sequence, a single window of DNA contains:
- the atp7a gene encoding copper-transporting ATPase 1 → MTHKVNLCSVSLGVEGMTCGSCVQSIEQRIGSLPGVIHIKVSLEQKNATVIYDYSQQSPESLSEAIEDMGFESSPSESSTATPVSTDTQLVPTPGLTPAAQQEALEKLSQIQGVLDVRESLAQAGLTVTFVPSLTSVQQLSETVASVMPLEIPTPSSPMQKGPTLSPSHSTGGGVALLKLCIEGMTCHSCTTTIEGKIGKLKGIEKIKVVLDSQEAAVVYLPYLITVQTIIDQIAVAGFKAVVKSKPRPLQLSPSEIERFVDSQKPAVSSPSETSEETEIFIDTTLVALRVKGMHCRSCVVNIQDNISKLPGVSSVEVSLEQEKASICYDPMTVTVPQLQQAIEALPPGNFKTQPWDSAGLFSPVSTLPVLALSSPRSLGATQAKAAASQPCFSQPLASVVKVHIEGMTCNSCVQSIEGMISQRKGVMSAQVSLADHQGTFEYDPLLTTPEELREAIEDMGFDAFLPETNSLLPTSNTSLSKSSSVAPVKDKELDNDLHKETLQGCNGDTHSKCFIQIGGMTCASCVANIERNLKNEPGIYSVLVALMASKAEVRYNPEVIDPMKIAECVRELGFTASVMENYEGSDGNLELVVRGMTCASCVHKIESSLMKEKGIIYASVALATNKAHIKYDSEIIGPRDIIKLIENLGFEASLVKRDRTASHLDHSKEIRQWKKSFLVSLIFCVPVMGMMMYMIIMDYQMNASHQHNATAEDRNHYHSTMFLERQLLPGLSIMNLLSFLFCVPVQFIGGRYFYIQAYKAVKHRSANMDVLIVLATSIAFTYSFVVLLVAMVEKAKINPITFFDTPPMLFVFISLGRWLEQIAKSKTSEALSKLMSLQATEATVVTLGSDMSILSEEQVDVELVQRGDVVKVVPGGKFPVDGRVIEGHSMADESLITGEAMPVTKKPGSSVIAGSINQNGSLLVSATHVGMDTTLSQIVKLVEEAQTSKAPIQQYADKISGYFVPFIVGISVLTLIAWIFIGFLDFPLVEKYFPGYDKSISRAEAVIRFAFQASITVLCIACPCSLGLATPTAVMVGTGVGAQNGILIKGGEPLEMAHKVQSVVFDKTGTITYGAPKVIQVKIVVEGNKMPRSRLLAIVGTAENNSEHPLGAAITKYCKQELGTESLGSCTDFQAVPGCGIRCQVSNTETLLKQADSDSEDNNQRNSVLVQISDTRVSTSSHPLIMDPQPLSLVQSATYTVLIGNREWMRRNCLQIRPDIDEAMTEHERRGRTAVLVAVDNLLCAMIAIADTVKPEAELAVHTLTNMGLEVVLMTGDNSKTARAIAAQVGIRKVFAEVLPSHKVAKVEQLQQAGKRVAMVGDGVNDSPALAMADVGIAIGTGTDVAIEAADVVLIRNDLLDVVGSIDLSKKTVKRIRINFVFALIYNLVGIPIAAGVFLPIGLVLQPWMGSAAMALSSVSVVLSSLLLKCYTKPSAEKLEARLGNRRQQGSLSNVSVHIGMGELRRPSPKLSLLDRIVNYSRASINSLRSDKHSLNSLVLSEPDKHSLLVGEAPCEEEFC, encoded by the exons ATGACGCACAAAGTCAACCTGTGTTCAGTTTCCCTCGGAGTGGAGGGTATGACTTGTGGCTCCTGTGTCCAGTCCATAGAGCAGCGCATCGGGTCCCTCCCTGGAGTAATCCATATAAAG GTGTCTTTAGAGCAGAAGAATGCCACCGTTATATATGACTACAGCCAACAGAGCCCAGAGTCTCTGTCAGAGGCCATTGAGGACATGGGGTTTGAATCAAGCCCATCAGAGTCCAGCACAGCCACACCTGTTTCCACAGATACCCAGCTGGTCCCCACCCCAGGCCTGACACCTGCAGCCCAACAGGAGGCCTTGGAGAAGCTTTCTCAGATTCAGGGAGTACTAGATGTCAGAGAGAGCCTGGCCCAGGCGGGTCTCACTGTCACCTTCGTCCCGTCCTTGacttctgtgcagcagctgaGTGAAACGGTGGCTAGTGTAATGCCTCTGGAGATCCCCACACCCAGCAGCCCTATGCAAAAAGGCCCAACCTTGTCCCCGTCTCACAGCACAGGAGGCGGAGTGGCACTCCTGAAGCTGTGCATTGAAGGAATGACCTGTCACTCCTGCACCACCACTATCGAAGGGAAGATCGGAAAACTGAAAGGGATTGAGAAGATCAAAG TTGTTTTAGACTCTCAAGAAGCTGCAGTTGTCTACCTGCCTTACCTCATTACTGTCCAAACCATCATCGACCAGATTGCCGTGGCCGGCTTCAAAGCTGTTGTGAAATCTAAGCCCCGCCCTCTTCAACTGTCCCCCAGTGAAATCGAACGTTTTGTCGATTCTCAAAAACCAGCTGTTTCTTCACCATCAGAGACTTCAGAGGAGACAGAAATCTTCATAGACACAACTCTTGTCGCGCTCAGGGTGAAAGGCATGCACTGCCGGTCCTGTGTGGTCAATATTCAAGACAATATCTCCAAGCTGCCTGGTGTATCTTCTGTGGAGGTCTCTCTAGAACAGGAGAAAGCCTCCATTTGCTACGACCCGATGACAGTCACAGTGCCTCAACTGCAGCAGGCAATTGAGGCACTGCCTCCAGGAAACTTCAAGACTCAACCCTGGGACTCCGCTGGCCTTTTCAGTCCTGTATCCACCTTGCCCGTACTGGCCTTATCATCACCTCGATCTCTTGGAGCGACCCAGGCCAAAGCTGCTGCCTCACAGCCTTGTTTTAGTCAGCCACTGGCATCTGTGGTTAAAGTTCACATTGAAGGCATGACATGCAATTCCTGTGTCCAGTCCATCGAAGGAATGATCTCCCAAAGGAAGGGCGTGATGTCAGCCCAGGTTTCTCTGGCGGATCACCAGGGGACCTTTGAGTACGATCCCCTCCTGACCACACCAGAGGAGCTGAGGGAGGCCATAGAGGACATGGGCTTTGACGCCTTCCTTCCTG AGACCAATTCCCTGCTGCCTACGTCAAATACCAGTCTCTCAAAGTCTTCAAGTGTCGCACCTGTGAAAGATAAGGAGCTAGACAACGACCTACACAAAGAAACACTCCAGGGATGCAACGGAGACACACACTCTAAATGCTTCATCCAGATTGGAGGCATGACCTGCGCTTCCTGTGTGGCAAACATTGAGCGAAACCTCAAAAATGAACCTG GTATCTACTCGGTTCTGGTAGCACTAATGGCCAGTAAAGCAGAGGTGCGTTATAACCCTGAAGTCATCGACCCAATGAAGATAGCAGAATGTGTGAGAGAGCTCGGCTTCACCGCCTCAGTCATGGAGAACTATGAAGGCTCAGATGGAAACCTAGAACTAGTG GTCAGGGGAATGACGTGTGCCTCTTGTGTTCACAAAATTGAATCCAGCCTTATGAAAGAAAAGGGGATTATATATGCCTCTGTTGCCTTAGCAACCAACAAAGCACACATTAAGTACGACTCGGAAATTATAGGGCCGCGAGACATCATCAAGCTGATTGAG AACCTGGGGTTTGAGGCATCTTTGGTGAAGAGGGACCGCACTGCCAGTCATCTGGACCACAGCAAAGAGATACGACA GTGGAAGAAATCTTTCCTGGTGAGCCTGATTTTCTGCGTGCCTGTGATGGGCATGATGATGTACATGATCATCATGGATTACCAGATGAATGCCTCACATCAACACAACGCCACGGCAGAGGACCGCAACCACTACCACTCCACTATGTTCCTGGAGAGACAGCTGCTCCCAGGACTCTCCATCATGaacctcctctccttcctcttttgtGTGCCTGTACAG TTTATTGGAGGACGCTACTTCTACATTCAAGCCTACAAAGCTGTGAAACACCGATCTGCCAACATGGATGTGCTAATAGTTCTGGCCACTTCCATAGCCTTCACCTACTCATTCGTCGTGCTGTTAGTGGCTATGGTGGAGAAGGCAAAAATAAACCCTATTACCTTCTTCGACACACCACCTATGCTCTTTGTCTTCATCTCCCTGGGACGCTGGCTGGAACAGATAGCCAAG AGCAAGACATCCGAGGCTTTGTCCAAGCTAATGTCTCTACAAGCTACTGAGGCCACAGTAGTCACTCTTGGCAGCGACATGTCTATTCTCAG TGAGGAGCAGGTGGATGTTGAGCTGGTGCAGAGAGGTGATGTGGTGAAAGTCGTTCCTGGAGGGAAGTTTCCAGTAGACGGCAGAGTCATTGAGGGGCACTCCATGGCTGACGAGTCTCTCATCACAG GTGAGGCCATGCCAGTGACTAAGAAGCCCGGGAGTTCTGTGATTGCAGGGTCCATTAACCAGAATGGATCTCTGCTGGTCAGTGCTACACATGTTGGCATGGACACAACGCTGTCTCAGATTGTCAAACTAGTCGAAGAGGCTCAGACTTCAAAG gcTCCCATCCAGCAGTATGCAGATAAGATCAGTGGCTACTTTGTACCCTTCATTGTCGGCATATCAGTCCTCACATTGATCGCATGGATCTTCATTGGATTTTTGGACTTCCCTCTGGTGGAGAAGTACTTTCCT GGTTATGACAAGAGCATTTCTAGGGCTGAGGCAGTGATTCGCTTCGCCTTCCAGGCCTCCATAACAGTGTTATGCATCGCCTGTCCCTGTTCCCTTGGCTTAGCAACCCCGACAGCTGTCATGGTGGGCACAGGGGTTGGAGCCCAAAATGGCATCCTGATAAAGGGAGGGGAGCCACTCGAGATGGCACATAAG GTCCAGTCAGTGGTGTTTGATAAGACTGGCACCATTACATACGGTGCTCCGAAGGTAATCCAGGTCAAGATAGTTGTGGAGGGTAACAAGATGCCGCGCTCCCGACTGCTGGCCATTGTGGGCACTGCGGAGAACAACAGCGAACACCCTCTGGGAGCAGCTATCACCAAATACTGCAAACAG gaacTTGGCACAGAGTCTCTTGGCTCATGCACAGACTTTCAGGCAGTGCCGGGCTGCGGCATCCGGTGTCAGGTCAGCAACACAGAGACCCTGCTGAAACAGGCggacagtgacagtgaggacAACAACCAGCGCAACAGTGTCCTCGTCCAGATCAGTGACACCCGGGTGTCAACCAGCTCCCATCCACTCATCATGGACCCACAGCCACTTA GCCTTGTGCAGTCAGCCACCTACACCGTCCTGATTGGTAatagagagtggatgaggaggaATTGCCTGCAGATCAGACCAGATATAGATGAAGCCATGACGGAGCATGAGCGCAGAGGACGCACTGCTGTCCTGGTAGCTGTAGACA ATCTGCTGTGTGCGATGATAGCCATAGCAGATACAGTGAAACCAGAGGCTGAGCTGGCAGTCCACACTCTGACCAACATGGGTCTGGAAGTGGTGCTGATGACGGGAGACAACAGCAAGACAGCACGGGCCATCGCTGCTCAG GTGGGGATCAGGAAGGTGTTTGCTGAGGTGCTGCCCTCCCACAAGGTGGCCAAGGtggagcagctgcagcaggcaggaAAGAGAGTTGCAATGGTGGGTGACGGTGTCAATGACTCGCCCGCTCTGGCCATGGCTGACGTAGGCATCGCCATAGGAACCGGGACAGATGTGGCCATAGAGGCAGCAGATGTGGTGTTGATCAGG AATGACCTGCTGGATGTGGTGGGCAGCATCGACCTCTCCAAAAAGACCGTCAAGAGGATTAGGATTAACTTTGTCTTTGCTCTGATCTACAATCTGGTTGGCATTCCTATTGCAGCAG GTGTATTCCTCCCCATTGGTCTGGTGTTGCAGCCATGGATGGGCTCTGCTGCGATGGCGTTGTCATCTGTCTCTGTGGTTTTGTCCTCACTTCTACTCAAATG TTACACTAAGCCCAGTGCTGAGAAGTTGGAGGCCCGGCTGGGTAACAGAAGGCAGCAGGGCAGCCTGTCCAACGTCAGCGTCCACATCGGCATGGGCGAGCTACGTCGACCCTCCCCTAAACTCAGCCTGCTGGACCGCATCGTCAACTACAGCCGCGCCTCCATCAACTCCCTGCGATCTGACAAGCACTCGCTCAACAGCTTGGTGCTCAGCGAGCCCGACAAACACTCGCTGCTGGTGGGGGAGGCGCCGTGTGAGGAGGAGTTTTGCTGA